GACGAACCCGCCGAATCCGCCGAGGCCGCCGACGAGCCCCGAGGCGCCCCCGACCGCTTCGGGGACGTATCGCGGGAGGAGCTGGTAGATCGCCGCGCTGGCGATTCCCAATCCGGCCCCGAGGACGACCGTCGCGGCGACAGCGACGTACAGGTTCGCGGTTCCCACCAGCGCGAGCGTCGAGAGCACGACCAGGCCGAAGCTCGCAATGGTCGTCACCTCGCCGCCGACCCGGTCGCTGATCGCGCCGCCGGAGGCCCGAAAGAGCGCCGACAGTAGCGTGAAGGTGAGCGCGGTGACGACGCCGGCCGTGCGGACGTCTAATCCGTGGAAATTGCTCCAGTAGGAGGGAAACCAGGTGGTAAGCGCGAGGTAGCCGCCGAAGGAGACGAAAAACATCGCGGTGAGCAGCCACGAGCGGGGGATGGTCGCGGCCGTGCGGATCGACGCCAGCGCGTCGCCGCCCGGAAACAGCTCCTGGCCCGCTCCGCGAGCGCGGTCCCTGGCCTCCTGCTCGTCGAGGCCGCGCTTGCGGTACTGGAAGTACGGCGAGTCGACGGCGAAGACGACAAAGAGGATCGTCCCGACGAGGAGGAACGCGAACCACGCGGCGTACGTGCCCGTGAGGCCGAACGCCAGCAGGGCGAACGGCGAGACGATCGTGAACAGCCCCGGCGAGGTGGTTCCGAGGCCGGCGAACAGCGCGAGCATCGTCCCGCGGCGCTCGGATGTGTACCAGTAGGCGGTGTCGGTGATCCCCACCGAGAAGGCGGCGATCCCGCAGCCGCTCAGCGAGCCGAACAGAAAGATCAGCGGGTAGTGCGCGAGCGTGAGTCCGTCGGGGTAGGCCGCTACCAGGATCGCCAGCAGTCCCCCCATCCCAACTACCGAGAGCCCGAGGAGGACGCTGAAGGGCTTTTTGGCGCCGACGCTGTCGGCCCACGCGCTGAAAGGAATCCGGAGCAGCGATCCGGTCAGCTGTGGCGCCGCGACGAGCAGTCCGAGCAACACGCCCGATAGCCCGAGGACGTCCTCGAACTCCGAGGCGACCGGGCCGTAGACGACGACGCCGGCGAACCCGACGAAGTAGCCGAACGTCAGCACCGAGAGAGCTCGTTTCGGACCGCCGCGGACGCCGGCCGAGGACGGGTCGGACGGCTCCCCGCTGGACATCTCAGACGCTCACCTCGAGGGTCGAATCGTCGGTGCGCTCGGACTCGGCGTCCGCCGTCTCCCGGTCGTTCGTCCGATCCGACTCGAGCAACAGACCGTTGTGAAATCCGCGCGGAGCGCAACCGAACGTCTCGTGATACATGTTCTATCCACAGTAGTCTAAATATTATAATGGTATCTGTTTACAAACATCCAGTATTGTGGGGTACCGTGATTCGAACGTGGCGTCTTCAATCGAATGGAGTCTGTATTAGGATCTTTATTCGAATTGCTCGGACGGCGACTGGACGAGCATCCGTCCTCGAGTCGCGACCGAAAGGTCGAGGTGCTTCCCACGGGAGTGGGAACCGAGACCGTATGCAGCGACCGACTGAAGGGGAGACCCACACGTTCGAGCGCGCGTTCACCACCGAGGACGTCCGACAGTTCGCCGAGCTTTCCCGAGACACCCAGGATCGTCACACCGAGCCCGATCCGCAGGGCGGCTGCTGGTCCACGGCTTGCTGACGGCGACGTTACCGACCAAGATCGGCGGCGACCAGGAGGTGCTGGCCACCTCGATGGCCTTCGAGTTCCGCCAGCCCGTCTACACCGGGGAACGGATCACCTGCAGGTGGACCTACGAGGACGTTCTCGAGCGCGAGGATCGTTACGAGCTGGTGGTCGACGTCGGTTGTGAGAACGAGACCGGCGAGACGGTGCTGACGGCGACCGCCGAGGGGCTGATCTGGAAGTAGCCGCTCAGTTGTAGCCGCGCCAGCGGTGGCCACACTCCGTGCATTTAAAGAACCTGGTCGGGGGCTCGTCGGCCGAGGCGGTCTGTTTGAGCGTGTACCACGCCTCCTGGGTGCCACACTCGTCACAGACGACGTCGGTCGCCTTGGGCTTGCCCTCGAAGTTCGCGTCCTCGCTGGACTCGATCACCTCGTTGTCCGTCTGAGACTCGGTCGTGACGAACTCGCTTTCGGCCTCGCGGTCGCGCTCGTTCGAGGCGCCGCAGTTCGAACAGACCATGCGGTCGCCGTCGGCTTTCATCATCGAACCGCAGTCGTCGCAGAACTGCATGTCCGCACGTACGCACGCACAGCGACAAAACTCCCTCGCTCGGACACTGTGTCCCACCCAACAGCAGCAAGCTGGAGTTTCTCGCTCTCGATCCCGTCGCGTGCCGCTGTCCTGTTACGGCGACCGCCCGCGTAGCGTCCGCCGCTCGGCCCACTCGTGGACGCTCGTTCAGCAGGGGGGACCACGTTTAATTCCTTTAAGAAGCCAATGAGGGTGGTAGACAGAACTATCCATCCTCTCGGTCTCCTCTCACGGGATGGCACCTCCCCGTCCGGACGACGACAGCAGTACCGACCCGATTCGTCGGAAATCGATGCTGTTCTGCTGGGAGTGCGACCACGCGAGTCCGATCGAGGACGACTGGGTAGTCCACACGTGCGGCGACTACCTCCAGCATGCGTGTCCACGCTGTGGCACGGTCCTCACCGAACGTCCACGCTCGGAAACCGTTCCCGCAGTTCGCAGACGCCCGGCAGAACGCGTCGCGGCTTCGTGGGGGGACGTACTCCGATCGTCCGCCGAACTCTGGCGCGTGTCGTTTGCTATCGGAACCTGGGACACCACCCCGAACGCTGACCGCTGTGACTGTCGGTAAACGCGTGGGCTTTCGCGCTGTTGCCGTTGCTGGAGGAGTCGAACCCCGTCGGCGAGACGACTCTCATGGGCGTTCTGAAGGGGTTGCGTCCGATCGACCAGCCGAGGGTCGACTCACCGCTCCGTCTCCACCGCGACCGTCGCTCCCCCGGTCGCCGCGGCCGAGAGGACGACCTCCCCGCCGAACCCGCCGTCCGCGAGGGCGTCCTCGGCCGCGGCTCTGGCCTCGTCGGCGTGGGCGGCGTCGGTCAGCCCGTAGACGACCGGGCCCCACGAGGACTGGCCCACTCCAGTCAGGACGGGACAGTTCTCGAGGGTGGCGACGAGCTTGCCCGCGGGCGGTCGAAAGACCCCACCCTGGGCGTCGGCGTACCAGGAGCCGTTCTTGCGCCCGATCTCGGCGACCGCCTCGCCGAACGCCTCGAGGCGACCCTCGGCCGCGGCGGGCAAGAGCTTGCGGGTGACCACGCCCGCGAGCTCGTCGGCGACCGCGGGGTCGGCTCGCTCGACGACCGCGCGCATACTGGCGTCCTCGTTTTCGCCGCTGCGTCCGGGGTCGGCGTCGGGGACGACGATCAGAAAGCGCCAGTCCTCGGGCAGGTCGTGGCGGGCGACCACCGGAGGGACCGTCCAGTCGCCCTCCGCGGGCGGCTCGGTCGTGAACCGGCTGGTCGGATGGCCGGCGTCGACGACGAACCCGCCGTCCTCGAAGGTCGCGACGCCGATCCCGCTGCGCCCGCCTCGGCCCATCTCGGGCGCGCGCTCTCGAACGCGGGGCTCGAGACCGTGAGCCCGGGCCGTCGCCGCGAGGACGGCCAGCGCGAGCTGGGTGCCGCTCCCCAGCCCGACGTGGCGGGGCAGGCGCTCCTCGAGCGAGAGGTCGACGCCCGACACGTTCAGCGCGTCGACGGCCCGTCGGGCGTACTCGGCGATCAGTGAGTCGGGAGCCGTGACCGTCCTCGCGGGTTCGGCGACGACAGTCACGCGTGGCTGCTCGAGGCCGACGCCGATGCCGCCGTAGAGGCGGCGACGGGCCAGTGAGAGGTTCTGGAAGCCGACGTGGAGGCGTGCACCCGTGCTGACGGTCGCCGTCGTCATCGTGTTCTCGCCGTAGGAATCCGGTCGGGAAGGGGGTTTCGACGCTGACAACGACTGACTCCGCAGCGGACGTCCGGTCAGGGGCGCGGTGGGGCCTTCTGCAGGGCCGACTCGGCAACGTTCCCGCCGTAGTCCGCGCTGCGGGACAGCGAGTCGAGGACGAGTCCAAGCGATTGGGCCTGCACGGGATCGAGATCCCAAGCAGCTCGTCGACGCGACGAGTGTGTTCATCGATCTCGGGAACGGCTTCGAGCGCGCGGTACCGTCCCCGTTGGTGTCGTCGCTCTCCTCGGCGAACAGCGCGTCCATCGACTGCTCGATAATCGCCGCCGCGTCCTCGTGGAGGGCCAACAGCGCGTCCGCGACTGGCTCGGGGACGTCCTCGAGTTTGAGCGCCAGCCGGACGATCTTGACGGCGTGGTCGGCGATCCGTTCGAGCTGGCGGGCACTGGAGTGGTAGTCGACACAGTCCTCCCGGGAGACGCCGAGCCCTTCCGCGGTCCCGGGCGATCGAAGCGTCACACGAAAGATCCGCGAGACGACGGCAGTTCGAGTCCGACGTCGAGCAGTGGAGCGACGTCCGCGACGACTGGCCCACGAGGACATCGCGCTGCACAGCCGGGACTCCGCGTCGGGCACGTTCGACTACTTCACCGAACACATCAACGGCGAGATGAGCAACATCCGCGACGAGCCAGACCGACGAGATCCGGGACGCCGTCGCCGACAACGAGTACGCGCTGGGCCGAGGTAGCGTCGGCCACCTCCGCAGTCTGCAAGAACAGGACGGGATCTCAGAGCCGTCGAGGTCGAAAGCGACCAGGACGGCGAGTTCTACCCGCCCGAGGAGGAGTACATCGAGGGCGGGGAGTACTCCCCGCTCGCTCGGCCGCTCTTTTTCTACTTCAACCGCGCCGCGCTCGAGGAGAAGCCAGATCTGATCGGCTCGTTCGCTCGCTTCCACATCAACAACCAGCACGAGTTCGCCGAAGAGGTTGGCTTTTCAGATTGTGTTGGTGATGCGGGCAAGCTGAGACGCGTGGTTCGTGCCAGCAGTGACGGCTTCATCCCACGACCGAAGTCGTGGGCTTTTGCCTGTATCTCGTGTAACCCGAACGACCCGCGCCGTTTAGTAGTCGGCTTCCGTGGTAAGCGGTAGGACATGACAGGAACGGACGCCGATCGGATCCCGGTGACGATCGTCAGCGGCTACCTCGGTGCGGGCAAAACGACGCTCGTCAACCACCTGCTCACGAACGAGGCGGGGTACGAGATCGCGGTGATCGTCAACGACATGGGCGAGATCAACGTCGACGCCGACCTGATCGCCCGCGAGAACGAGGACGAGGGCGTGATCGACCTCTCGAACGGCTGTATCTGCTGTCGACTGCAGGGCGACCTGCTCGAAGAGGCCCGTCGGCTCGCCGAGACCCGCGAGTTCGACTACCTGCTCGTCGAATCGTCGGGGATCAGCGAGCCGATCCCGGTCGCACGGGTGTTTCTCGAGGGCACCGAGGAAAGCGAGATCGATCCGACCGAGCTGTTCGAACTCGATACGATGGTGACCGTTCTCGACACCTACGGCTTCTGGAAGGAGTTCGACGCCGGCGCGACGCTGCCCGAAAGCGCCCAGCCCGACGCGGAACGGCCTCTGAGCGAGGTGCTGGTCGAGGGAGTTGAGTTCTGTGACGTCCTTCTGTTGAACAAGACCGACATGGTTCCCGACGACGTCCTTGGGGAGATCGAGGACGTCGTCGATCGCCTCCAGCCCAGGGCTGAACGGGTACGAACGACGTACTCCGAGGTCGAGCCCGACCGCGTACTCGGGACCGGTAGCTTCGACTTCGAGGACGCGAAGCGCTCCCAGGGGTGGAAACGCGAGCTGCGCGGCGGGGACCACGAACACGGCCACGAGGACGACGGCCACCACCACGGTCCGGGGCAGTCCGCCGCCGCCATCCACGGCGTCTCCTCGTTCGTCTTCCGGGCCGACGACCCGTTCCGGCCCGACGAGCTGGGCGAGTGGCTCGAGGAGTGGGACGGGTCGATCGTCCGCGCGAAGGGCGTCTGTTACGTCGCCGGCCGCGAGGAGGTGATCGGTCTCAGTCAGGCCGGTCCCGCGGTGCAGGCGGGACCGATCGGGGAGTGGCGACCCGACGACGACCGACGGACCCAGCTCGTGTTCATCGGGCGCGAGATGGACGAGGATCGAATTCGGAGGGAACTCGAGTCGCTGCTGGTCGAGGCCGAGCGGGCGGACGAGACGGAGTGGGCGGATCCGTTTCCGCTATGACTCGAGTTCCTCGCTGAGTTCGTCCCAGGACTCGTGAAAGCCGTGCGTCGACTGCGTCGTCACCGACTCGGGGAGGGCGCTCTGGTAGACGTCGTCGTACTCGAGGAGCTGTCCCCAGCCGTCGGTAAACGAGTAGTTGCAGTACTTGCACATGGAACGGGATAGCACCGACGCCGACATACGTTTTGCCGTCGCCCCGGCGATCTCGAGACTGCGGTTCGGCGATCGGTCCGAAGAGCCATACCGCTTCGTCCCCGAGGGCGCTTACCCGACGAGCACATGACTCCGAAACGAAACGGGGCGTACGTCGACAGTCGGACCGACGTCGTCGAACGGTCCTGCGATCACTGCGGCTGGCACGCGGTCGACGACACGTACCCCGATCTGATCGAGCGGTACCAGTGCCACCTCCGGGAAGCGCATCCGAAGATCTGGCTTCGACGGTAGCCACGCGGGCGAGTCGTTGCCAACGGTGTGGTCGGGGGCCGCCGTTAGCCGATCGTCAGCACCCGATTCGCCGTCGTAACGGCCTCGAGGAGGTCGCTCATCGTCGAGATCGGACACACCTCGCTCTCGTCGCTGTTGCGAATCTCGAGGCAGGTGCCACACGCCAGCAGCTCCCCACCCGCCTCGTCGAACGCTTCCATGCGCTGTCTGACGTCGAACTGGTCGTCGGTGATCTCCGCTGCCTCGACGCCCTCGCCGACAGGAACGCCGAGACGTCGTGGCCGTCCTCGAGCGCCGTGATCCCCAGTCGGAACGCGTTCCAGGCCCGTTCGGGGTCGCTGGTCTCCAGCACGATACCGGTGTGTTCGACGTCGTCGGTCACTTCCACCATTTTAGTGTATAATTCACACAATACTATTTCCCACCTGGTTGCCCGTTTTGGAAATATATGCCAGATGTCGGCGTTACCAGGCAGCAATACGGAACAGAAGGTGACACGCCGATACAGCAGTTGTGCAATAACAGATAACAAATGAGGTCGAATATCGATCGGGGATTCCGAACCCACGACCTGTCCCCGGTTTCGCCGTCGGGAACGATCGGTCGCCCTTTCAGGGCTCGAGCAGGACCTTGACGACGCCCTCTTCGCGGTCGTCGAAGCGCTCGTACATCTCGGGGGCCTCCTCGAGGTCGACCCGGTGGGAGACGACCCAGCTGGGGTCGGCCCGCCCCT
This genomic window from Natronococcus occultus SP4 contains:
- a CDS encoding CobW family GTP-binding protein — encoded protein: MTGTDADRIPVTIVSGYLGAGKTTLVNHLLTNEAGYEIAVIVNDMGEINVDADLIARENEDEGVIDLSNGCICCRLQGDLLEEARRLAETREFDYLLVESSGISEPIPVARVFLEGTEESEIDPTELFELDTMVTVLDTYGFWKEFDAGATLPESAQPDAERPLSEVLVEGVEFCDVLLLNKTDMVPDDVLGEIEDVVDRLQPRAERVRTTYSEVEPDRVLGTGSFDFEDAKRSQGWKRELRGGDHEHGHEDDGHHHGPGQSAAAIHGVSSFVFRADDPFRPDELGEWLEEWDGSIVRAKGVCYVAGREEVIGLSQAGPAVQAGPIGEWRPDDDRRTQLVFIGREMDEDRIRRELESLLVEAERADETEWADPFPL
- a CDS encoding transcription factor S gives rise to the protein MQFCDDCGSMMKADGDRMVCSNCGASNERDREAESEFVTTESQTDNEVIESSEDANFEGKPKATDVVCDECGTQEAWYTLKQTASADEPPTRFFKCTECGHRWRGYN
- a CDS encoding beta-ribofuranosylaminobenzene 5'-phosphate synthase family protein translates to MTTATVSTGARLHVGFQNLSLARRRLYGGIGVGLEQPRVTVVAEPARTVTAPDSLIAEYARRAVDALNVSGVDLSLEERLPRHVGLGSGTQLALAVLAATARAHGLEPRVRERAPEMGRGGRSGIGVATFEDGGFVVDAGHPTSRFTTEPPAEGDWTVPPVVARHDLPEDWRFLIVVPDADPGRSGENEDASMRAVVERADPAVADELAGVVTRKLLPAAAEGRLEAFGEAVAEIGRKNGSWYADAQGGVFRPPAGKLVATLENCPVLTGVGQSSWGPVVYGLTDAAHADEARAAAEDALADGGFGGEVVLSAAATGGATVAVETER
- a CDS encoding MFS transporter is translated as MSSGEPSDPSSAGVRGGPKRALSVLTFGYFVGFAGVVVYGPVASEFEDVLGLSGVLLGLLVAAPQLTGSLLRIPFSAWADSVGAKKPFSVLLGLSVVGMGGLLAILVAAYPDGLTLAHYPLIFLFGSLSGCGIAAFSVGITDTAYWYTSERRGTMLALFAGLGTTSPGLFTIVSPFALLAFGLTGTYAAWFAFLLVGTILFVVFAVDSPYFQYRKRGLDEQEARDRARGAGQELFPGGDALASIRTAATIPRSWLLTAMFFVSFGGYLALTTWFPSYWSNFHGLDVRTAGVVTALTFTLLSALFRASGGAISDRVGGEVTTIASFGLVVLSTLALVGTANLYVAVAATVVLGAGLGIASAAIYQLLPRYVPEAVGGASGLVGGLGGFGGFVVPPLLGLFVDLRGVSGYATGFVVYLVLGLVALGIAVALYRSEPTTVPTETPAPTGD